The genomic DNA GAAGGCGAGACCTTGCCGATCCTGATGCTGACCGCGAAGGGCGATCCGCTCGATCGCGTGGTCGGCCTCGAAACCGGCGCTGACGACTATCTCGCGAAGCCGTTCCTGCCGCAGGAATTGACCGCGCGCATCAACGCGCTATTGCGCCGGCAGAAGATCGCGTCGGGCGACCCGACCGTCACGACGCAAACGCTGCGCTTCGGCGACTTCCGGCTCGACATCGGCAAGAATCTGCTGTTTCGCGGCGACGAACCGATTGAACTGCATTCCGCGCAAATGCTGTTGCTGACCGCGCTCGGCTCGTCGCCGAATCGCGCGGTGAGCCGCGACAACCTGATCGCGCGCGCCCGCGGGCGCGACCACGATGCGCTCGATCGCAGTATCGACGTGCAGGTGCTGCGGCTGCGCCAGGTGATCGAAAGCGATCCGTCGAAGCCGCGCTTTATCAAAACCGTCTGGGGCGTCGGCTATATGCTGATCGCCGACGTCGAATAACGGTGCGCCCGATGCCGAGCCTGATACCGCGCTCGTTACTCGCCCGCAATATCGTTCTGTTGTTCGCGCTCGTCGTGGTCAGCGAAGCGTGCTCGCTGAGCGTGCTGCTTCACTATGTGCAGCGGCCTCGCGTCGAACGCGCGGCGGCCGTGTTCGGCAGTTACATCACGACGCTCGACACGGTGCTCGCCGCGACGCCGCGCGCATCGCGCGACGTGACTGTCGCGCGCATCGGCGCGCGCGCCGACGTACCACCCGATGCGCTGGCGGCGCCGCCGGTCAAAGCGCTCGAGTTCTATCGCACGCACGAACTCGGCATTTTTCTCGACACGTTGCGCCGCCATCTGCCGGCCGGCAGCGACGTGCGCTGGGAGGCCGAGCACGTGCGCGGCGCGCCGCAAACGATGTGGCTGCGCGTGCATATCGCCGACGCGCCGTACTGGATCGCGCTAATGCTGCCCGAAGAGGCGCAAGGCGGCAGAATCCTGAGCGCGCTGCTGCTGGCCTTAAGCCTCGGCGTGCTCGCCGCGTTGACCGGCTTCCTGCTTCAGCTGCATCTGAACCGGCCGCTCAAGCATCTGGCCGATGCCGCGCGGCGCATCAGCGCGGGCGACGCACCCGCGCCATTGCCCGTCGACGGGCCGACCGAAATCGCGCAGGTCAGCACGGCGTTCAACCAGATGACGCAGGCGCTGCAGCAAGCCGAGGCAACACGCGCAGTCATGCTTGCCGGTATTTCGCACGATATCCGCACGCCGCTCACCAAGCTGCGGCTTGCGATGGCGATGGCCGGCGCGCCGCGCGATGCGCCGTTCACCGATGCCGCCGAGTCATACCTCGATCAGATCGACACGATCCTGCAGCAGTTCATGGACTATGCGGGCAGCGGCGAGCGCGAAGCCGCGCAGCCCGGCGATCTGAACGCGCTCGTCGAGCAGCTGGCTGCGGATTTCGCAGGGCTCGGGCATGATTTCGAACTGTCGCTCGCGGACCTGCCGCCGGTCGCGTTCCGCCCGATCAGCATGATGCGGCTGCTCATGAACCTGATGCAGAATGCGATCAAGTACGGCCGCAGCGGGTTCGCGGTGCGCACGTGGCGCGATGCGCATGCGGCGTATGTCGCGGTCGGCGATCGCGGCACCGGTCTTTCGGCCGCCGAACTCGAGGCGCTGAAGGCGCCGTTTCAACGCGGCAGAAACGCACATAGCGGGACCAGCGGCACGGGCCTCGGCCTTGCGATCGTCGAACGGATCGCGCGTCTGCATGGCGGCACGCTGCAGTTTCATGCGCGCGACGGCGGCGGGCTCGAAGTGTGGGTCGTGCTGCCGCAGTGAAACCAGTAAAAGGAGAGAGAGGGCATATCGATGACGACCATCGCACGGCCGATCGACCGCGAGCATCTCCAGGACGAATGGCTCGAAGCCGACGGCTTCGGCGGTTTTGCATCGGGCACGGTCGGCATGCCGCGCACGCGCCGCTACCACGCGCTGCTGCTCGCGGCGACACGGCCGCCTGCGGGGCGCATCGTGCTCGTCAACGGCTTCGAGGCATGGGTCGACGTGAATGGCGAACGCTATCCGCTGACGACGCAATGTTATGCGCCCGATCTGACCGTACCCGATATCACCGATCGTCTGCTGGGCTTTACGACCGAACCGTGGCCGACGTGGCGCATCGCGGTCGGCGTGGGCGGGGAAATGAGCGGGGAAACAAGTGCTGAAGTGAGCGCGGAAGTGTTCGTCGTGAAAGCGACCGGCGAAACTGTGTTGCGCTGGCGTCTGCATGCTGGCGCGGAAGGCGCATCAAATCCATCGACCGCATCGAACAGCCGCGCGAATGACGAGCCCCCGCGCGGCGACTTTACGCTGCACGTGCGTCCGCTACTGTCGGGCCGCGACTATCACGCACTGCACCATGAGAACGGCGCATTCGACTTCACCGCAGACATCAGCGGCACCTGCGTAAGCTGGCGCCCGTATGGCGACCTGCCGGCGATTCGCGCGGCATCGAACGGCGCCTATGAGCATGCGCCGGACTGGTACCGCAACTTCTGCTAT from Paraburkholderia edwinii includes the following:
- a CDS encoding response regulator; protein product: MDRSPRIIVLDDEAELRNMLQRFLTSQGFSVRVVENSARLKRYLEREPFDLLVLDLMIGEENGLEICARLRAEGETLPILMLTAKGDPLDRVVGLETGADDYLAKPFLPQELTARINALLRRQKIASGDPTVTTQTLRFGDFRLDIGKNLLFRGDEPIELHSAQMLLLTALGSSPNRAVSRDNLIARARGRDHDALDRSIDVQVLRLRQVIESDPSKPRFIKTVWGVGYMLIADVE
- a CDS encoding ATP-binding protein; the encoded protein is MPSLIPRSLLARNIVLLFALVVVSEACSLSVLLHYVQRPRVERAAAVFGSYITTLDTVLAATPRASRDVTVARIGARADVPPDALAAPPVKALEFYRTHELGIFLDTLRRHLPAGSDVRWEAEHVRGAPQTMWLRVHIADAPYWIALMLPEEAQGGRILSALLLALSLGVLAALTGFLLQLHLNRPLKHLADAARRISAGDAPAPLPVDGPTEIAQVSTAFNQMTQALQQAEATRAVMLAGISHDIRTPLTKLRLAMAMAGAPRDAPFTDAAESYLDQIDTILQQFMDYAGSGEREAAQPGDLNALVEQLAADFAGLGHDFELSLADLPPVAFRPISMMRLLMNLMQNAIKYGRSGFAVRTWRDAHAAYVAVGDRGTGLSAAELEALKAPFQRGRNAHSGTSGTGLGLAIVERIARLHGGTLQFHARDGGGLEVWVVLPQ